One window of Syntrophobacterales bacterium genomic DNA carries:
- a CDS encoding peptidylprolyl isomerase, protein MKISHHKAVTVEYTLLDDDGTVLDTSKGREPLNYIHGAREVLPGFESALEGKCPADRVSFVLTPSEGYGERDEELVFSLPRERFNEIDNLREGMQFAVNGPEGGMVMTVVNMGGNEVTLDGNHPLAGNNLHFEVEVLEVRDASEGEIRESLKETGCGCMVGSPPEGGCH, encoded by the coding sequence ATGAAAATATCGCATCATAAAGCCGTTACGGTTGAGTACACTCTGTTAGATGACGACGGGACCGTTCTGGACACTTCTAAAGGACGTGAGCCTTTAAACTATATCCACGGGGCCAGAGAAGTCCTACCTGGATTCGAATCTGCTCTTGAAGGCAAGTGTCCGGCAGACCGCGTTTCGTTTGTACTCACCCCGTCTGAGGGTTACGGAGAACGAGACGAAGAACTAGTCTTTTCACTTCCCCGAGAACGGTTCAATGAAATAGATAACCTTCGCGAAGGTATGCAGTTCGCCGTGAACGGACCGGAGGGCGGGATGGTCATGACGGTAGTGAACATGGGAGGCAATGAAGTAACCCTTGACGGAAATCACCCGCTCGCGGGCAACAACCTTCATTTCGAGGTAGAGGTACTGGAAGTCCGTGATGCATCCGAAGGAGAGATACGGGAATCGCTTAAAGAAACCGGGTGTGGTTGCATGGTGGGTAGCCCTCCGGAAGGCGGCTGCCATTGA
- a CDS encoding YchF family ATPase — MHISIIGTAGSGKSTLFLALSGISDDNQVHTPTLATIDVPDERLDNLTQIFKPKKTVYARIELSDTLPIGKNDLRNETIQLKALQQMRLSDAFLLVLPAYRPEIDTDPYSHFALIYSEFILSDMSQIETRLERISKQMGKKDNALLHQEKEMLERCLEHLNKEQPLSTLDLLDKEGKTFRGFQFLSQKPMLAVMNCAEEMLGEADKAEEELNQRFPGHLPLVTACAKLESELALMSSTERDEYMQAYDIKEALRPKIIRLAYDTLGLLTFFTVGEDECRSWPIKRGMTAQEAAGTIHTDFYNKFIRAETVAYDDFLQHGGFAGCKKAGLWRLEGKTYVVQDGDILTIRAGN; from the coding sequence ATGCATATCTCCATAATCGGAACCGCAGGCTCAGGTAAATCGACCCTTTTCTTGGCCCTGAGCGGAATTTCCGACGACAATCAGGTTCATACGCCCACACTTGCAACCATAGACGTTCCCGACGAACGCCTTGATAACCTCACGCAAATCTTCAAACCGAAGAAGACTGTTTATGCTCGGATTGAGCTGTCAGACACGTTACCTATCGGAAAAAACGATTTGCGCAACGAGACCATCCAGTTAAAAGCGCTTCAGCAGATGCGCTTAAGCGACGCCTTCCTCTTGGTACTGCCAGCCTACAGGCCGGAAATTGATACCGACCCGTACTCTCATTTCGCATTAATATACAGCGAGTTCATACTCTCAGACATGTCCCAGATAGAAACACGCCTTGAACGAATCAGCAAGCAGATGGGGAAAAAAGATAACGCCCTTCTGCATCAGGAGAAAGAAATGCTGGAGAGGTGCCTTGAGCATCTTAATAAGGAGCAGCCACTTTCGACTCTTGATCTTCTCGACAAGGAAGGAAAAACGTTTCGGGGGTTTCAATTCTTATCTCAAAAACCAATGCTGGCCGTCATGAACTGCGCGGAGGAAATGCTCGGCGAGGCGGATAAAGCGGAGGAGGAATTAAACCAGAGGTTCCCGGGGCACCTCCCGCTCGTCACGGCATGCGCAAAACTGGAGTCGGAATTGGCGCTCATGTCTTCCACCGAGAGAGACGAGTACATGCAGGCTTATGACATCAAAGAGGCGCTCCGGCCGAAGATTATCCGCCTTGCGTATGATACACTGGGACTTTTGACGTTTTTCACGGTGGGAGAAGACGAGTGCCGTTCATGGCCGATCAAAAGAGGAATGACAGCACAGGAGGCCGCAGGGACCATCCATACGGATTTTTACAACAAATTTATTCGTGCGGAAACGGTCGCATACGATGATTTCCTGCAACACGGAGGATTTGCGGGATGCAAAAAAGCCGGTCTATGGCGCCTTGAAGGTAAAACATACGTGGTACAGGATGGGGACATTCTGACGATCAGGGCCGGAAACTGA
- a CDS encoding radical SAM protein: MSKYVFGPVPSRRLGFSLGVDTIRSKYCSYDCIYCQIGKTTYLEVERRRFFDPDEVVEEVSRNVSKENRVDFVTFSGSGEPTLNSDLRYMIREIKKKTRVPIAIITNGSLLHLEEVRNDLLEADVVLPSLDAASDDIFHYINRPHPLIGLEMVTEGLERFRNAYDGEIWLEIMMIRDINDDPEELKEFKRIIDYLDVDKVHLNTVTRPPCEEATGAMETSALEEVCRFFGDKCEVVSTFEQAVEDGDDDADWEEIVLGILERRSMNLEDIVKITGVPYLKVKSRLSGLERNGIIKSYYFGESIFFLKTGKIEPKTPGGV; the protein is encoded by the coding sequence ATGAGTAAATATGTTTTTGGACCAGTACCTTCAAGGAGGCTTGGGTTTTCGCTGGGCGTAGATACTATCCGGTCGAAATACTGTAGCTATGATTGTATATATTGTCAGATAGGCAAGACCACCTACCTTGAGGTTGAGCGGCGCCGGTTTTTCGATCCTGACGAAGTAGTTGAAGAAGTGAGTAGAAATGTTTCAAAGGAGAACCGGGTAGATTTTGTTACTTTTTCCGGTTCGGGAGAACCTACGCTGAACAGTGACCTGAGGTACATGATCAGGGAGATAAAGAAAAAGACGCGTGTACCCATAGCCATTATCACCAACGGATCGCTCCTGCATCTGGAAGAAGTTCGTAATGATCTCTTGGAGGCTGATGTTGTGCTCCCTTCTCTTGATGCCGCGAGTGATGATATCTTTCATTACATTAACAGACCTCACCCTCTCATCGGGCTTGAAATGGTCACGGAGGGACTGGAGAGGTTCCGGAACGCATACGATGGAGAGATATGGCTTGAAATCATGATGATCAGAGACATTAATGACGACCCTGAAGAATTAAAGGAGTTCAAGAGGATCATAGATTACCTTGATGTGGACAAGGTTCATCTCAATACCGTCACCCGACCTCCCTGTGAGGAAGCAACAGGAGCCATGGAAACATCCGCTCTTGAGGAAGTGTGCCGGTTTTTCGGCGATAAATGCGAAGTTGTGTCGACATTTGAACAGGCGGTGGAGGACGGTGACGATGATGCGGACTGGGAAGAGATAGTTCTGGGAATATTAGAAAGAAGATCAATGAACCTTGAGGATATCGTGAAGATAACGGGGGTACCTTATCTGAAGGTGAAAAGCCGCCTCAGCGGACTTGAACGGAACGGCATCATAAAAAGCTATTATTTCGGCGAGAGCATCTTTTTTCTTAAAACCGGAAAGATAGAACCAAAAACCCCAGGAGGGGTCTAA
- the uvrA gene encoding excinuclease ABC subunit UvrA: MNRIFVKGARQHNLKNIDVELPRNKMVVITGPSGSGKSTLAFDTIYAEGQRRYVESLSSYARQFLELMDKPDMDYIEGLSPAISIEQKTISKNPRSTVGTVTEIYDYLRLLFARIGHVFCYGCGKEIKSQHTPQIVDHILSMPQGTMLAILAPIVRGRKGEYRKEIDELRKQGFSRIKLNGAIVDLSENITLDKYKKHDIDVIIDRITLREGVERRLFEAVELALQKAEGIIKVETPKNVMVFSEKFSCPDCGISYPEIAPRMFSFNNPYGACPTCLGLGVKEFFDPALIIPNHDLSLREGAVLPWGEKSSVHFMPFLEALVNRYSIDIEEPYRDLPEEVRNVILYGTKEDLEFFTNKGGKRHLVRRRFEGVIKELQRDWENADFFEKARLERFINLIPCPSCNGARLKKEMLWVKINDLNIDEITRMTIALGLDFFSALKLTEKEMEIAKSILKEIISRLRFLMDVGLDYITINRNSGTLSSGESQRIRLATQIGSGLTGVLYILDEPSIGLHQRDNERLLTTLFRLRDLDNTVIVVEHDHDAIVSSDYVIDLGPGAGENGGHLVFQGTPNDLAAHETSVTGMFISKRREIKQPDKRRTPKGVIRIKGAHSHNLKHINVTIPIGIFTCVTGVSGSGKSTLIVDTLYPLLKQKIYKSKERAGETEGIEGFEAIDRVIDIDQSPIGRTPRSNPATYTGIFTPIRELFTKLPESRMRGYKEGRFSFNVKGGRCETCAGEGYVTIEMQFLPDVYIVCDTCKGKRYNRDTLEVKYKGKSIADVLEMTVTQALDFFSSIPTIKAKLKILNEVGLGYIKLGQAATTLSGGEAQRIKLSRELSKRDTGATLYILDEPTTGLHFSDIEKLLHVLMELVDRGNTVVVIEHNLDVIKCADHVIDLGPEGGDKGGTVIVEGTPEKAMATPDSYTGIFLKRYLDS, from the coding sequence GTGAACAGAATTTTCGTTAAAGGTGCACGTCAGCATAACCTCAAGAACATTGATGTCGAGCTTCCCAGGAACAAAATGGTGGTGATCACGGGACCGAGCGGGTCAGGCAAATCTACCCTTGCCTTCGATACGATCTACGCGGAGGGGCAAAGACGTTACGTCGAATCTCTCTCGTCTTATGCGAGACAGTTTCTAGAGCTTATGGACAAGCCAGATATGGACTACATTGAAGGGTTGTCCCCAGCCATCAGCATTGAACAGAAAACTATCAGCAAAAACCCTCGCAGTACGGTGGGGACGGTCACTGAAATTTACGATTACCTGAGACTCCTATTTGCCAGGATCGGGCATGTCTTCTGTTATGGCTGCGGGAAGGAGATAAAAAGCCAACACACTCCGCAGATCGTAGACCACATCTTATCTATGCCACAAGGGACCATGCTTGCCATTCTGGCCCCCATCGTAAGAGGACGAAAAGGAGAGTACCGCAAGGAAATTGATGAACTGAGGAAGCAGGGTTTTTCACGGATCAAATTGAACGGTGCCATAGTCGATCTATCAGAAAACATCACACTTGACAAGTACAAGAAGCACGACATTGACGTCATCATAGACAGGATCACTCTGAGGGAAGGAGTTGAACGAAGGCTTTTCGAAGCAGTGGAGCTTGCCTTGCAGAAGGCGGAAGGAATCATAAAAGTCGAAACTCCGAAAAATGTTATGGTCTTCAGCGAGAAATTTTCCTGCCCCGATTGTGGCATAAGCTATCCTGAGATTGCTCCCCGCATGTTCTCCTTCAATAATCCTTACGGAGCATGCCCCACCTGTCTCGGCCTCGGGGTCAAGGAGTTTTTCGATCCTGCGCTCATTATCCCGAACCATGACCTCTCCCTGAGGGAGGGGGCTGTGCTCCCTTGGGGCGAGAAGAGCTCTGTTCACTTTATGCCCTTTCTTGAAGCCCTCGTCAACCGCTATAGCATAGACATCGAGGAGCCTTACAGGGATCTCCCGGAAGAAGTCCGCAACGTAATCCTTTACGGCACCAAAGAAGATCTTGAATTTTTCACCAACAAAGGAGGAAAAAGACACCTCGTCAGAAGACGCTTTGAGGGGGTAATAAAAGAGCTTCAAAGAGATTGGGAGAACGCCGACTTTTTCGAGAAAGCCCGGCTTGAACGGTTTATCAATCTTATACCGTGTCCATCATGCAACGGGGCGAGGTTGAAAAAGGAGATGCTTTGGGTAAAGATTAATGATCTCAACATTGATGAAATTACCCGTATGACCATCGCCCTTGGTCTCGACTTCTTCTCGGCCCTGAAGCTTACCGAAAAAGAGATGGAAATCGCAAAATCGATCCTCAAAGAGATTATCTCCCGCCTCAGATTCCTCATGGATGTCGGGCTCGACTATATTACCATAAACCGAAATTCTGGGACGCTCTCTTCAGGAGAGTCACAAAGAATTCGCCTCGCCACCCAGATCGGCTCTGGCCTGACAGGCGTTCTCTATATTCTTGACGAGCCAAGCATAGGACTCCATCAGAGAGATAACGAAAGGCTCCTTACCACCCTTTTTAGGCTGAGAGACCTTGATAACACGGTCATAGTCGTAGAACACGATCATGATGCCATCGTCTCTTCGGACTACGTTATAGACCTGGGGCCCGGCGCAGGGGAAAACGGAGGTCACCTCGTCTTTCAGGGTACGCCAAATGACTTGGCGGCCCATGAGACTTCCGTCACCGGGATGTTTATCTCAAAAAGACGGGAAATCAAGCAACCCGACAAAAGAAGGACTCCAAAGGGAGTCATCAGGATTAAGGGAGCTCACTCCCACAACCTCAAACATATCAACGTCACCATTCCCATTGGGATCTTCACGTGCGTCACGGGGGTTTCCGGCTCGGGAAAGAGCACTTTGATTGTCGATACCCTCTACCCTCTCCTTAAACAAAAAATTTACAAGTCGAAAGAACGGGCAGGAGAAACGGAAGGCATTGAGGGGTTCGAGGCAATAGACAGGGTTATCGATATAGATCAGTCACCCATTGGAAGGACTCCAAGGTCGAATCCAGCCACCTATACGGGCATCTTTACCCCCATAAGAGAACTTTTCACGAAACTCCCGGAGTCACGGATGAGAGGGTACAAAGAGGGGAGGTTCTCCTTCAACGTGAAAGGAGGCCGGTGCGAGACCTGTGCAGGCGAAGGCTACGTTACCATCGAAATGCAGTTCCTTCCCGATGTGTATATCGTCTGCGACACCTGCAAAGGGAAGAGATACAACAGGGATACCTTGGAGGTTAAATACAAAGGAAAGAGTATTGCCGATGTCCTGGAGATGACCGTGACTCAGGCCTTGGATTTTTTCTCTTCTATTCCCACGATAAAGGCAAAACTGAAAATCCTGAATGAGGTAGGACTTGGCTACATCAAACTTGGCCAGGCGGCGACCACCCTCTCAGGGGGAGAAGCTCAGAGGATCAAGCTCTCTCGTGAGCTATCAAAACGGGATACGGGCGCGACCCTATATATCCTCGACGAGCCCACCACAGGGCTTCACTTCTCCGACATAGAGAAGCTCCTACACGTACTTATGGAGCTTGTCGACAGAGGCAATACCGTCGTAGTGATTGAGCATAACCTTGATGTGATAAAATGCGCTGACCATGTTATTGATCTCGGCCCGGAGGGGGGAGACAAAGGCGGGACCGTCATCGTCGAGGGGACTCCCGAAAAGGCCATGGCTACACCCGACAGTTACACAGGGATATTCCTCAAGAGATACTTGGACAGTTAA
- the kdsB gene encoding 3-deoxy-manno-octulosonate cytidylyltransferase has protein sequence MKKLVVIPARYASARLPGKPLRTIAGKPLIQWVYEKAISSSADNILVATDDERIQETCASFGAEAVMTDPSLRSGTDRVYEAISGKKGDLIVNLQGDEPFIEPSMIDTLFRIMEEDVPMATLCTPISREEYENPNTVKVVLDKSHYALYFSRSPIPYIREALEVPLYGHIGIYGFSRSFLSLFVAMEKGLLEEAESLEQLRVLENGVRIKVAPVHYTGFGIDTEEDLKKAEERMAKD, from the coding sequence ATGAAAAAACTTGTTGTAATACCTGCCCGTTACGCATCTGCAAGGCTCCCAGGAAAACCGCTACGCACCATCGCGGGAAAACCTCTTATCCAATGGGTGTATGAAAAAGCAATATCTTCCTCAGCCGACAATATCCTTGTGGCAACGGATGACGAAAGGATACAGGAAACGTGCGCCTCTTTCGGCGCGGAAGCCGTCATGACAGATCCCTCACTTAGATCTGGCACCGACAGAGTCTATGAAGCTATATCGGGAAAGAAGGGAGATCTTATCGTAAACCTTCAGGGTGACGAGCCCTTTATAGAACCGTCCATGATTGATACCCTTTTTCGAATCATGGAAGAGGATGTTCCCATGGCGACGCTGTGCACCCCGATTTCCCGGGAAGAGTACGAGAACCCGAATACGGTAAAGGTTGTACTTGACAAAAGCCACTATGCCCTCTATTTCTCTCGCTCGCCCATTCCGTACATCAGAGAAGCACTGGAGGTCCCTCTTTACGGCCATATCGGCATCTACGGCTTCTCCAGATCTTTCCTGTCTCTGTTCGTGGCTATGGAAAAAGGGCTCCTTGAAGAGGCTGAATCCCTGGAGCAGCTCAGAGTGCTGGAAAACGGGGTAAGGATTAAAGTAGCCCCCGTACATTATACCGGCTTCGGGATAGACACCGAGGAAGATCTAAAAAAAGCGGAGGAAAGGATGGCGAAAGATTGA
- a CDS encoding PxxKW family cysteine-rich protein produces the protein MKKTGCSYSGGKCFTIVESCEGCTRIMEFETGKYCTSFPDPSQKWLKGVCSMSSHVKKTKAVEGQKINPLKASKRAAGKK, from the coding sequence ATGAAGAAAACAGGATGCTCCTATAGTGGTGGAAAGTGTTTCACAATCGTGGAAAGTTGCGAAGGTTGCACGAGAATCATGGAATTCGAAACAGGCAAGTACTGCACAAGTTTCCCTGATCCGTCTCAAAAATGGCTGAAGGGCGTCTGTTCCATGTCATCGCACGTAAAGAAAACAAAAGCGGTGGAAGGGCAGAAGATAAACCCACTCAAAGCCTCGAAAAGAGCCGCTGGGAAGAAGTAA
- the rpsT gene encoding 30S ribosomal protein S20, with protein MRKNKSAVKKARQSEQKRLRNFHVKSTMKTYIKKIYAVMENKDTEHVDEAFKKAVSFINRAASKGVIHSNNASRKVSRLSKKVHTFLNKA; from the coding sequence TTGAGGAAAAATAAATCGGCAGTGAAGAAAGCGCGGCAGTCAGAACAGAAAAGATTGAGAAATTTCCATGTGAAATCCACCATGAAAACATATATAAAGAAAATCTACGCCGTCATGGAAAACAAAGACACGGAACATGTGGACGAAGCTTTCAAAAAAGCCGTTTCATTTATCAATAGAGCGGCCTCTAAGGGTGTGATCCACTCTAACAACGCGTCCAGGAAAGTATCCAGGCTTTCAAAGAAGGTTCATACGTTTCTAAACAAGGCATAA
- the lptE gene encoding LPS assembly lipoprotein LptE has product MKELNRRLGWIFLMAVVLLSVCSCGYQMVGLGGRGIYGGDITSLSMGPFKNITYEPHASLYVTDTFSQEVLSAGLFDLNRPDADSHLQGIIKQILIRPSSMSAQGIVIQKTATIDVELVLSKRDGTFIKRWFFSDSEPYNTNDIQAEDFNKRNAFQTISARMARKFIAALLVDY; this is encoded by the coding sequence ATGAAAGAATTAAACAGAAGGTTAGGCTGGATTTTTTTGATGGCGGTTGTGTTGCTGTCGGTCTGCTCGTGCGGATACCAGATGGTAGGACTTGGAGGGAGGGGTATTTATGGCGGAGATATCACCTCGCTTTCTATGGGGCCTTTCAAGAACATTACCTATGAACCCCACGCTTCACTTTATGTTACCGATACCTTTTCGCAGGAAGTCCTTAGTGCGGGACTTTTCGATTTAAACAGACCTGATGCGGACAGTCACCTTCAGGGGATTATAAAACAAATACTCATCCGGCCTTCTTCCATGAGCGCCCAAGGTATTGTTATTCAGAAAACAGCGACCATTGACGTGGAACTTGTTCTTTCCAAGAGGGATGGTACGTTCATAAAAAGATGGTTCTTCTCAGATTCCGAGCCATATAATACGAATGATATTCAGGCTGAAGACTTCAATAAGAGAAATGCGTTTCAGACTATCTCGGCAAGGATGGCGAGGAAGTTTATCGCAGCTCTACTTGTAGATTACTGA
- the leuS gene encoding leucine--tRNA ligase: MKPYEPHAIEEQRQSVWEKNRSFFVTEDTTKEKYYLLEMFPYPSGRIHMGHVRNYSIGDVIARYKRMRGYNVLHPMGWDAFGMPAENAAIERGIAPATWTRENIDYMRKQLKRLGFSYDWSREFATCDVEYYRWEQWIFLKMFELGLVYRKSSPVNYCPKCQTVLANEQVESGACWRCGEQVIQKELTQWFFAITKYADELYEYCGKLPGWPEKVLSMQKNWIGKSHGVEVDFPMEEGGVLTIFTTRPDTLYGVTFMVLAPEHPLAVSMAIGTPQEQGVRAFVERVKAQDRSFRAEVELKKEGVFTGKCVTNPLTGARIPIYIGNFVLMEYGTGAIMAVPAHDQRDFEFAKEYNLPVVTTIVPKGKSLDSKTMKEAYVDDGVLMNSGPFDGLENRDAIPKIIAYLEEKGFGRGKVNFRLRDWGISRQRYWGTPIPIIYCEDCGTVPVPYEELPVALPLDLEVKAVGKSPLQDYDLFYETVCPKCGKPARRETDTMDTFVESSWYFLRYACPDYTLAPLNRECVDYWAPVDQYIGGVEHAVLHLLYSRFFNRVVRELGLVGEREPFKNLLTQGMVIKDGSKMSKSKGNIVDPDYLIEKYGADTARLFCLFASPPEKDLDWSDKGVEGSFRFLQRVWRLVAERSEEFRDVEAVFVPGSKDGDFIQLTYKVHQTIKKVTEDVDRFHLNTAIASVMELVNTTYKFLETERTGSEARALVKGAVETIIALLFPFVPHITEELWDMIGGKDRTLGTWWPKYDENYITEGKVTIVVQINGKLRDGCEVERDIEESRLKEIVLNLEKVKRHLEGKEIRKTIIVPNKLVNIVVSG; encoded by the coding sequence ATGAAGCCTTATGAGCCGCATGCAATAGAAGAGCAGAGACAGTCCGTGTGGGAGAAGAACAGGTCTTTTTTTGTCACGGAGGATACTACAAAAGAGAAATATTACCTCCTCGAAATGTTCCCTTATCCTTCGGGCAGGATACATATGGGTCACGTGAGGAACTACTCAATAGGAGACGTAATAGCCCGGTATAAAAGGATGAGAGGCTACAACGTCCTGCACCCTATGGGATGGGATGCCTTTGGAATGCCGGCGGAAAATGCGGCAATTGAGCGCGGTATTGCTCCCGCCACATGGACCCGCGAAAACATCGACTATATGAGGAAACAGTTGAAGAGACTGGGGTTCAGCTACGATTGGTCTCGGGAGTTTGCCACCTGTGATGTGGAATACTACAGGTGGGAACAGTGGATATTTCTGAAAATGTTTGAGTTGGGGCTTGTATACAGGAAAAGCTCGCCGGTCAATTACTGTCCCAAGTGCCAGACCGTGCTTGCCAACGAACAGGTGGAGAGCGGGGCATGCTGGAGGTGTGGCGAGCAGGTAATCCAGAAAGAGCTTACCCAGTGGTTTTTCGCCATCACGAAGTATGCCGATGAACTGTATGAGTATTGCGGCAAACTACCTGGCTGGCCGGAAAAAGTTCTCAGCATGCAGAAGAACTGGATTGGAAAAAGCCACGGAGTGGAAGTGGACTTTCCCATGGAGGAAGGAGGGGTTCTTACAATTTTTACCACGAGGCCCGATACCCTCTATGGCGTGACGTTCATGGTCCTTGCGCCAGAGCATCCTCTTGCCGTTTCCATGGCTATAGGCACCCCACAGGAACAGGGCGTCCGTGCCTTTGTGGAGAGAGTCAAAGCCCAAGATAGAAGTTTCAGGGCGGAAGTGGAACTCAAGAAAGAAGGTGTCTTTACGGGTAAATGTGTGACAAATCCTCTCACCGGGGCAAGAATCCCCATATATATCGGAAACTTTGTCCTCATGGAATACGGAACAGGCGCTATCATGGCCGTTCCTGCCCATGACCAGAGAGACTTCGAATTCGCCAAAGAGTATAATCTGCCTGTCGTAACAACTATCGTACCCAAAGGGAAAAGTCTTGATTCGAAGACAATGAAGGAAGCGTATGTGGATGACGGAGTGCTGATGAACTCCGGACCCTTTGACGGTCTTGAGAACAGAGATGCCATCCCGAAGATTATAGCTTACCTTGAAGAGAAGGGGTTTGGCAGGGGGAAAGTGAACTTTCGCTTGAGAGACTGGGGTATATCGAGACAGAGATACTGGGGTACCCCTATCCCGATCATCTACTGCGAAGATTGCGGGACGGTGCCCGTTCCCTATGAAGAACTTCCGGTGGCGTTGCCCCTTGATCTCGAAGTAAAGGCAGTGGGCAAGTCACCGCTTCAGGACTACGATCTATTCTATGAGACGGTATGCCCTAAATGCGGAAAGCCCGCGCGAAGAGAAACGGACACAATGGACACCTTTGTTGAGTCGTCATGGTATTTTCTCCGATATGCATGCCCTGATTATACTCTGGCCCCTCTCAACAGGGAGTGTGTTGATTATTGGGCGCCTGTGGACCAGTATATCGGAGGCGTCGAACATGCAGTGCTCCATCTTCTCTACTCGAGATTTTTTAACCGGGTTGTGAGAGAACTGGGGTTGGTTGGGGAGCGAGAACCCTTCAAGAACCTTCTTACCCAAGGGATGGTGATCAAGGACGGCTCGAAAATGAGCAAATCGAAAGGTAATATTGTTGATCCGGACTACCTCATAGAAAAATACGGCGCTGATACGGCGAGGCTCTTCTGTCTTTTCGCTTCTCCTCCGGAGAAAGACCTGGATTGGAGTGACAAAGGCGTGGAGGGGAGTTTCAGGTTCCTTCAGAGAGTCTGGAGGCTTGTAGCGGAACGAAGCGAAGAATTTCGAGATGTCGAGGCTGTTTTTGTGCCTGGAAGCAAAGACGGCGACTTCATCCAGTTGACCTATAAAGTCCATCAGACTATAAAAAAAGTGACGGAAGATGTCGACAGGTTTCATCTGAATACGGCCATAGCAAGCGTTATGGAGCTTGTCAACACAACATACAAATTCCTTGAGACCGAAAGGACCGGATCAGAAGCCCGGGCCCTTGTGAAAGGAGCCGTTGAAACCATTATTGCTCTCCTTTTTCCGTTTGTTCCCCATATTACAGAGGAGCTTTGGGACATGATCGGTGGAAAGGATCGTACTCTTGGGACTTGGTGGCCAAAGTACGACGAGAATTATATAACAGAGGGCAAGGTTACCATCGTGGTCCAGATCAACGGGAAATTGAGAGACGGGTGCGAAGTTGAGAGAGATATTGAAGAATCACGCCTGAAAGAGATTGTATTGAATCTCGAAAAGGTGAAGCGGCATCTTGAAGGCAAGGAAATAAGAAAGACCATAATAGTACCCAATAAACTGGTCAATATAGTAGTTTCCGGTTAG
- a CDS encoding argininosuccinate synthase has product MREIKKVVLAYSGGLDTSILVKWLKEVYNCEVIAYAADVGQEEELVGLEEKALKTGASKVYIEDLKEEFARDFVFFAIKANAVYEGTYLMGTSLARPLIAKRHIEILRQENADAVCHGSTGKGNDQVRFELTFYALEPNVKIIAPWREWDFTAREQLIDYAEKHGIEVPVTKAKPYSMDRNLMHISYEGGILEDPWNEPDERMFLTTVSPERAPDKPTYMEIEFVDGVPVKVDGKEMSPARLVIHLNKLAGANGIGRVDIVENRFVGMKSRGVYETPGCTILHVAHRGMETITMDREVMHLRDSLIPKISDLIYYGFWYSPEMEALKAFVNESQKGVTGTVKVKLYKGNCTVVGRKSDKSFYRQDFATFDEDAVYDQKDAGGFIKLNALRLRVRAMINK; this is encoded by the coding sequence ATGAGAGAAATTAAGAAGGTGGTATTGGCTTACTCGGGCGGTCTTGATACGTCGATACTCGTCAAGTGGCTGAAAGAAGTTTATAATTGTGAAGTTATTGCTTATGCCGCCGATGTGGGGCAGGAGGAAGAATTGGTTGGCCTTGAAGAAAAAGCTCTCAAGACCGGCGCATCCAAGGTCTACATAGAGGATCTTAAAGAGGAATTCGCGAGGGACTTTGTCTTTTTCGCCATCAAGGCGAATGCGGTCTATGAGGGGACCTATTTAATGGGCACTTCCCTGGCCAGACCTCTCATCGCAAAACGGCACATTGAGATTCTGAGACAGGAAAATGCTGATGCGGTCTGCCATGGTTCCACAGGTAAAGGAAACGATCAGGTCAGATTCGAGCTGACATTTTATGCCTTAGAACCTAATGTAAAGATTATCGCCCCGTGGAGGGAATGGGACTTTACCGCAAGGGAACAGCTTATTGATTATGCAGAGAAACATGGTATTGAGGTGCCTGTTACTAAAGCTAAACCGTACAGTATGGACAGAAACCTCATGCATATAAGCTACGAAGGCGGCATACTGGAAGATCCTTGGAATGAACCCGATGAGCGCATGTTCCTCACCACTGTCTCGCCGGAAAGGGCGCCAGATAAGCCCACCTACATGGAGATTGAGTTTGTGGACGGCGTACCGGTGAAAGTGGACGGCAAAGAGATGTCCCCCGCCAGGTTGGTGATTCACCTCAACAAACTCGCAGGTGCGAACGGAATCGGTAGAGTGGATATAGTGGAAAACAGATTTGTTGGGATGAAATCGAGAGGCGTCTATGAGACCCCAGGGTGTACGATTTTGCATGTAGCCCACAGAGGCATGGAAACGATCACCATGGACCGTGAAGTCATGCATCTCAGGGACAGCCTCATACCAAAGATATCGGATCTTATCTATTACGGTTTCTGGTACTCTCCCGAGATGGAAGCCCTGAAGGCTTTCGTCAATGAGTCTCAAAAGGGTGTAACGGGCACAGTAAAGGTGAAGTTGTATAAAGGCAACTGTACCGTGGTGGGCAGGAAGTCCGACAAATCATTCTACAGACAGGATTTTGCAACCTTTGACGAGGATGCCGTGTACGATCAGAAAGACGCGGGAGGTTTTATTAAACTGAATGCCCTGAGATTGCGCGTAAGGGCGATGATAAATAAATGA